The stretch of DNA atattttttatgaagtttatattttttatttgtctcGACGCGACAAATTGATGAATGTTTCTAGAAAATCTAgtaaaacaatttcttttctttcaactcatttttttatttccttcaAAATCACATCGCTACTAATGAAAAAGGTTCATTCGTCGGAGTATTTAAGGCCCGCACCGAAGAGGCGCTGGCATCCCGTTTCAGACGGTCGGATCGTAAACACTACCGTAAAAGAGGGGAAGCTTTGTGGTTTCGTCCCGAATGATAATCATGAAGGGTCCGTTTGCGCGGAAGGTCACCGCTGGCGTGATTCTATCGAGTAGCGTAGCAGTGACTGCACCGCCTTCTGTTCCCTTCTCGTTGATGGTTACATCTACCTTGTGAACAACCTCGTTGACAAAAAGTGGTTTTGCTTTAGCCACCGTTTCACGACGCTTTCGGTTTCCGAATGTATTCGCACAACAAACGCAAGCGTCGCCACCGTAGCGGCAGAGACGATTCTGTTCGCATTTCTGACGATTTTCGACTTCCTTCTCGATGATTGTGCTGCAATTGGGGAAGGCCGCATGTACGTCTTTAATTGCATTTTGCTTAGTGTCTTCCAATTGATCGAAAATATCTTGCTCGTCTTCAGATGACCCGAATCTGTGGTAACCGGATAAAACACGATACAGATCGCTTCTCTCCTGATCGAAGATACTGTATGCACCAAGCTGCTCAAGCACACTCTTCAAGCTGAAGGAATTCGACAGATGCATCTTTGGGAATTGAACTGATGCGGATTGCACATTCATGTTGCTGATGATGTCATTAAGTACGGTGGCGCTCATCATGCGCTGTAAGGATGCAAGCTTGAACCTGTCCGAATTATTGGGCAGAAATACGTACATGGTGTTGTTCTTCTTATACGGAATACCCAAAACCCTGACGTCCGCTTCCTTCCAGAAGTAGTATGGGAAGCATCCACCATGGGCCATCATCGGGACGTTCTTGCTTGGTTTATTTGGTCCATCGGGGAAGAATGGCTTCGGCTTAGTGGCATCTCTTAGGAATGGTTCCTCCCATTCGGCTTTGAAGTACAGCGTGTTGGCGATGACCAGCAGTGTTTCCACGTTCAGATTGGACACAATTTGTGGAATTTTACCTCGTGTTAGCATTCGTACCCACTCGTTGATGATGGACACCGCCTTATCGGGAGCGTTGAAAAAATCGAGATACTTCAGCTCGCTCTGGTAAAGCTGTTGCGCTAAGCCTCTATACTTGTCATCGAACTCCTGACCCTGCTGGGCAAATATTCCGTTGCCAATATCCACCTCTACGGACAAGCTGTATGAGAGGAAATGAAATCATGATGAAATGACTTTTTTATCAGAACAATATTGGAGTAGTGAGCTTAAATTTTATGTGATATGGGCTGCAATggatatgaaaaaaatcgagggaAATTATGTTAGCGAAAAAAAAGAACCCAAAAGGGTTTGGTACATGAAATTTGtaaaatctagaaaaaaaatctatgccaAGTGACACACGCATAAAACGcagagatctggtgtcatctcgaaaaaacctTCTGGGACATTGCCTGAGTGGCAaagaatttatgaaaaaattatcatcaaatttagagaaccgaccatatacattttgtttattggctctagaaatgacctgtgcaaaatttcggctcaatcggacatgatttaggggtgcctcaaaacactcaaattttttatttgtggAAGGGAAAAGAGTTgtaagaattgtttttttcaagcaAATCAACTTGGAAAATAAATCTGATGATGTTGATCAGTTGTTTTGTTCAGTATTTGTAACAATTTTATTAAACAACGTGTGTTTTATGGAGAAACTGAACTCGgcgatgaaaaaatgaaatgaatgttttcacgcaacttgcaattgcaaatcgatttttctccatgaaaatcacatgtaatcaatacgagtaaacaaataaataaattttatgcaaTCCGAGTAATGACGAagacattgggcctgattcttgaatacacttcacggcggaaacgaaataaacggcacgccattgaactacgttctacgagttagtgaagtgtcgaagataataatgagttatcaggcagaatgagtacttttcaaataaaaatcattaatgaaaattaacttcttcgtattaaACTGGTGTTCAatatgaatggaaaactttgttttcttcaagtagtataataatctcatacaaatatttcatctgaagataatttgatattgataagtttagtgggaaactattctcgtatccagatgtcgaaaccgtaccgttgtcatcgcggatacgtttcattccgtttccaccgtgaagtgtattcgaagtgtattcgagaatcaggcccattgtttATGATGATGGTATCACCGAAACAGCAGAAAAACTAAATACATATTTTACGTCAAGAGTACAAAAAATTCACAGAAGCATTGTTTTCCATCGAAACAACTAATTTTTACTTTCCCTAGCCTGTCATCCCAGTTGAAATGTTTCAAAACCATTAACATGAAAGCACTAAGAAGGTTGGTGATGGATTTGAGCAGGAGTTGAAGATGTCAGCAAAAGAGTATTGGCTAGGgaggcaatggatgtatgggaaaaaaatcatcatcgaatttgaaaaaccgaccatgtacattttgtttattggcccaaaaaaattttcgatgccaaatgactttaacatgcatgaaacgtcgatctgatgtcatctcgaaaaacaatttttggtcgaaaatcgaccttttgggacttagcctgagagacaataaaggtatggaaaaaaatttatcGAACTTAAAGTaccaaccatgtacattttgtttattggcccaaaaaatgacctgtgctgaatttcagctcaatcgcacatgatttaggggtgcctcaaagcactcaaggttttgattttttgtccactcaggctaagtcccaaaaagtcgaaattttcgaaaaaatttcggccaaaaatttgttgacgtagaactaagtcttttatttctatactggggtgtacaTTCAAAGTTTACATTCAAGATATTAcgaaagggtttattttaatgttttctattcatataatgtgaccaaatacattttgttttgtgaagaaggcgaccaagagagtaccagcatcgaaaattggttccgcttggggcatcggagcagccgccacacacacgcgcgcagctcttttcgtttggtgctTATCGATCACTGGTGTGCATCGAGCACTGGTGTGCATcgagcatcgagaagaatcACAAAAGATGTTATCGTCGCTGAAAAATAATCCGGCAGTTCCCTTTGGAATTGAAaactacattcaagcgaaagagtttattttaatgttttctattcaaatAATAATgagaccaaatacattttgttttgtggtttttcaatcaagtgcaattaacaggaaagcttctgaagattattcttccccatcagtagtatattttcgaatccaatattgaatgcataataagaaaaacggaaaatgtttcgcatcgcgaaaatcatataattttccagcgattatttgctttctattcatataatgctgcgatcaaatacatttcgttttgtgatatttcaatcaagttcaATTAACTGGGAAGTCTCTGAAGATTATTATTTCCCATCAgttgaatattttcgtatccaatattggatgcataaaaccttgtgcctccaacgtaacgcacTCGTATCGAAGTCCTCCAAATATCCATTCatcgatagtcctacgtcaaccttgcggttataccacaggtATAACCAGCTTcctgttttttcgagatgacaccagctctcgacatttcatgcattttttgggtcacttggcatcgaaaaaaattcgattttccaaattttctttaCTCCCACCTTGGAAGATtgtcgaggatcaaaaaatcgaaactttgagcgctttgagacacccctaaatcatgtccgatcgagctgaaactctacacagataattttttgggccaataaacaaaatgtacatgatcggtttttgaaatttgacatgaccattttcgctgccaccctagtgtTGGTACACCCAggcttttttttacgcgggagatacgtacctcgtaaaaaaaccgcgttaattggaaaatccgcgtaaaaaaccgcgttaattgaaaaatccgcgttaagtagaaaatccgcgtaaaatcaCCCTAGTGTTGGTACACCCAggcttttttttacgcgggagatacgtacctcgtaaaaaaaccacgttaattggaaaatccgcgtaaaaaaaccgcattaattggaaaatccgcgtaaaaaaaccgcgttaattggaaaatccgcgttaagtggaaaatccgcgtaaaaaaaccttgtaaaaaaaccttgtaaaaaatgtactttttaatGGAgatggctctacattaaaaagtacgctacggaagacgattctgatgctttcatttgaaagatgaaaaaatttagtacaggatatagtagtggaacaactaaattagtggattttaataacattttggaagtgaaaaacttaaaagttaataattttcaatgtgttattattaattttatcctaaaaaattatatcaaactagattgtttctattaattaaattgaagttctttaattgttctacaatttgttctttgacgcccaacttctatctttcttaatttggctgcaatatcgatataaacagttcctggtgaaaattcaagcaaaatgttcaaaaatcacgatttttaccccactgtacatgtaatagaaaattaaacttcaccttaacgctgaaaggttaGACttattcttgaaataagccatatttgaaatataaaaaaaaattccaaactgtatataacagagtccaaaattgtatataaccgaatcacatataatcgagtctgtcacattctttgtgtggacaccgactggacaacatcgttgctggacgagctggacggcgagggatcgagtgcctctctcaaggcaagagggcggaggtggtagcgctggagtagagtaatagagtagagcagagttttcaaagggcctttctcaaggctagagacgaatgaactgcaaaggtttaaagtctctataatacaagaccttccttccttcgagtctgtatataatcgagtccgacctgtatatgatTGTCTTCGCTTGATCTAGATTATTTTGTAGTTATATTTCAACTTTATACTCTCGTTTATTTGTATTCCTCCCGATTGCTCCCCGtgaaaaaacgtaatttttcgtAGCCAGTATACCTTTCATCATTATGTTTCTCAGCCTGTTTCTATTATTCGTCTTGatgttatatttaaaaaaaagttatttttttcagtttccgcAGTGAGGGAtggataatatttatacattgtaaatttatttacagaaaatggataaaactgaagcatacatataaaaaactggataaaactggataatatttgaaaaaaaacaggaagattttaggatttaactgtttgactggatcgagagtaaaaaactggaagaatccagtttaaactggaacattggcagcGCTGGTTGCAGCTATGTTCATTCTTACCGTACAGGAGATAAATCACACTGAAAAAGttgatcatttatatttcgtgATCAGGTCACAGTGAAATGGATTGTGATTCTATGCATTCGGCAATCAGTACCGAATTCAAGCGCGCCTCATGGCCTGAGAACTTGTATGGCTCGTAGCGCAAGGAGGGATAACGATGAGCCTTATTTAGTTCATGATTTGAATCAGCAGCAGATCAAAGAATTCGAAACCTTCTGTAAACAGCTACGCGCAAAACGAGGAGATGTGGTTTCGTGGCTTAAGATGGTATAGACGCGTTTCTTGAAATTTGAGACGTATA from Toxorhynchites rutilus septentrionalis strain SRP chromosome 3, ASM2978413v1, whole genome shotgun sequence encodes:
- the LOC129778783 gene encoding serine protease inhibitor 28Dc-like isoform X3: MWLNYTLAIFLLVIAHDASGQNQAAILNPRSSQTLDVVANSVTNLAQKISLAIANPKSKTEIFSPVSIAGALSLLLLGSGGTTKEELMKLMGFQNEQISFTDIHKSFGKLFRELVSNEPTLQVNVPWRETDKCNNVDYDEYESRIGSQSDRQRRDADLSVEVDIGNGIFAQQGQEFDDKYRGLAQQLYQSELKYLDFFNAPDKAVSIINEWVRMLTRGKIPQIVSNLNVETLLVIANTLYFKAEWEEPFLRDATKPKPFFPDGPNKPSKNVPMMAHGGCFPYYFWKEADVRVLGIPYKKNNTMYVFLPNNSDRFKLASLQRMMSATVLNDIISNMNVQSASVQFPKMHLSNSFSLKSVLEQLGAYSIFDQERSDLYRVLSGYHRFGSSEDEQDIFDQLEDTKQNAIKDVHAAFPNCSTIIEKEVENRQKCEQNRLCRYGGDACVCCANTFGNRKRRETVAKAKPLFVNEVVHKVDVTINEKGTEGGAVTATLLDRITPAVTFRANGPFMIIIRDETTKLPLFYGSVYDPTV